DNA sequence from the Jatrophihabitans sp. genome:
CCGTAGGAACCGGGGGGATTGTCGGTCACGATAGGTGCTCCTTGAGTGGGCACGGGATCGTGTTTGACCCGTTAAGTGGATCATCCTCGCACTCCTGAGCGGCAGTCAAACCAGCAGGCGCGGCGAAGGGCGTCGCGCGGGCTCCTGGAAGGGCAGTCAGAGGTCCCGCTCAGCACGAGCGTCACCGGCAGATCCGGTCCTAGGATGAGAGGCGGTGGGGATTGGATCGAGCCCAGGCGCCCGCTACCCATCAGAGGACGATGTGAACGCTGTCTTCTCCCCGCAGGCCCAGCTCGGCTGGCAGGTCGGAGCGCTGTCAGCTCGGCCGGGTCAGCCCACCGATGCGCCGCTGCCTCCTGGCCTGCACCTGTTGTCAGATGGCCGTGGCCAGGAGTCAGCGCTGTTCGTGCCCCCGGGTGCGACCAGCGCCGCGCTGCCGTTGGCGGTGCTGCTGCACGGCGCCACCTCCCATCCGCAGCGGGTGCTCCCGGTCCTGCGCGAGCAGGCTGAGCGCGGCCGCTTCCTGGTGCTGGCGCCGAAGTCGCGGGAGCGCAGTTGGGACATCGTCGGCGGCGGGTTCGGCCCGGACATCGCGATGCTGGATCGGCTGCTGAGCCAGGTGTTCGAGCACTTCGAGGTTGACCCGGCCCGCATCGCGGTGGCCGGGTTCTCCGACGGCGCCTCCTACGCGCTGTCCGTCGGCCTGATCAACGGCGAGCTGTTCAACCGGATACTGGCCTTCTCGCCGGGCTTCGTGGCGCCCGGTCGACGCAGCGGCAAGCCGGCGGTCTTCATCTCCCACGGCGACGCCGACACGGTGCTGCCGATTCAGCGCTGCAGCCGGCGGATCGTCGGCCAACTGCGGGCCGAGGGCTACCAGGTCGACTACCGCGAGTTCGCCGGCGGCCACATGGTGCCGCCTGACCTGGCGGCCGCGGCCGTCGAGCCGCTGGTCGTCCTGCCCGGCGGAGCCGCCGCCAGAGACTGAGCGCATCGCCGGGGACCGGCGTCCGGCAACTCAGTCGCCGCCGCCTCCACCGCCTCCGTCACCGCCGCCGCCTCCGTCACCGCCGCCGCCTCCGTCGCCGCCGCCGTCGCCGCCGCCGCTGTCATCGCCCGATCCGCTGCCGCCGCTGTGGTCGCCGCCCGGTCGGCGCGGCGGGCGCTGACGCGCCCGTCCGACGCGCAGCCGAGCCGCGGGCAGCAGCACCGCGTCAGCGGTGATCAGCGATGCGATCCCGCCGTCGTGCAGCGAGCCGAGCAGCACGGCGTCCTCGACGATCCACAGCTGTGGCATAAGCCGCTCAGCGGACCCGAGGACTTCACCCGCCTCGCTCTCGACGTTGGCGCCGGCAGCCGCGTGCTTGGGCGGGGGCAGCGCCGCAGACAGCGCCAAGCTGGCGATGGGGCGCTCGGCGGCCCGTGCGTAAGCGCTGCCCAGGGCGGGAAGGATCAGGGCGTGGCCCCTCTCGTCCAGGCAAGTCCTGACCCGCAGCACGGGGTGATCGCCCGAGCGCAACGCTGCCAGGCCACGGCGCCACCGCCAGTTGTGCAGCAGCGAGAAGAACGCCAGCAGGAAGCAGCCCGCGCCGGCGCTCTGCCAGCCGGTCGAATCCCGCGGCTCGGCCACCAGCCGGACCCAGCGCGGGTCCTCGGGGTCCAGCAGCAACGGGGTGCTCGAGTGCAACGGATAAGGCGCAGTGTCGATCAGGTCGATCGTGAGCTCGCCGGCCTCGACAGCGGAGCTGTTGACCTCGAGCTTGATGTGCTCATCGCGCTGGACCTCGGTGATGCTGGCCTGGACCCGGACGGCACGGTCCAGATGAGCCTGCTCGGTGGCCACCTCGTGGCCGTACCAGGAGAAAAGTCCGATGCCCACCAGCACCAGCGCGCCGGCGAGGGCCAGCTGCCCGGCGCTCAGGTGACGGGCATCCTTCGACGCACCCGCGACGCTGCCGGCCGTGGCCCGCAGGCCGCCCGAGGCCGCAGCCGCGATCCGCCGCTGCTCGGCCGCGCCGTGCGCCAACCGCACCGCGACCAGCGCGCACAGCAGGCCATGCAGCCCGAACGCCCAACGGGCGCCAGTCACGTCGTCGTAGCGAAGCTCGGCGAGCGCGAAGGCCACCCCTGCCAGGCAGCCGAAAACCGGCATCCACCACAGCAGCACCGGCGTCGCCAGGCACACCACGACCCACAGGGCGAAGGTGGAGTCGGGCCCGCAGATAGACGGATCCTGCGGCGTGCACCGGGCGGTGTCGTTGACCACCGCCACCACGACCGCCAGCGCCCACAGCGAGGGGAGCGCGACGCTGGTGACCCAGCGGGGCAGCCCGGCGCGAATCCAGCGATCCGCGTCGGCAGGGGTGAACGGTAGGGCAGTGGGCAGCACGTGGTGTTCTCCTCAGCGCTGCCAGCTTCGCTCGGCGAGCCCGGCGCAGGTGCGGTTAGGCGGGGACGGCCGAGATTAACAACCCCTGCCCGAGTGCACGGGCGATTCGCCGAACGTCTCACTGCTCAGTCGCGGTCCTGGCCTCGCATCCGCGCTCGGCGGTGACCTCGTCAGCGCTTTTAGGCAATCGTCTAGAGGGAAGAGGTTAAAGGACTCCGCCATTTAATTGCCCCAGTTGGTAACCGCCCCGTTCCGCAGGAAATAGCGGTTGACTGTCTGAGTAATAGGCGGGCCTGAAGTTTGGGGCTCCCTCTATAGGCGAACTGTCTATAATTACACCCCTGTACTTCCCAAAGTAGCCTTGGCCTTGCTGCTACGGCACCCGGAAGTTTGTCTGAATTGGCTGCTCCGGGCGCTTCGAGCCTGTTCAAGCTCTCCCCGCCATCAGCCTCTCGGGACAATTGAGACCGGGATAAGTCCTAACTGGATTTGGGCAATGCCGGGTTTGGCGAAACGCAACCTGGCATACTCCGACGAGCACTCGCGCTGCTGGTCAACCCGACCCATGTCCTGGCCCTGACGGCCGGTCAGTTCAGTAACGGTCCCAGGCGGCGCTAGTCGAGACAACACACCCCGTTCGCCCTACGCCGCAAAGGCGAAACCCCCATGCTGCACCATCCGAGCGAAGCGCATCTGAGCGCGTCAGACAGAAGGTACGTGTGTACTGCCACGCTGGAGTGTCAACTAGTGGTGACAGATCCGAGTATGACGGGTACGGTCTGTGACGGTCGGTACGGGGGGATTGCGATGAGAAGCGGCTTGATCGGCGGCAGGGCGCGGCCTTGTGAGCCGCGCCCTGCCACGGATCGTGTACGTAGGTTTACGACCAGTCCCAGTGACGCAGCATCAATAACACCCCCTCCGACAGTTGGAGTGCGCGTCCGCGTTCCCTCGGATCGCAGCCGGGCACCCCGTCTTTTTGCGGTGCACTTAGGCGACCGGCCAGTGCCAGTTGTTCATGATGAAACCCCGCCGTCCAGGCTTGATGACCGAAGCTCAGCAGGAGGCCCGAGACAGTGTCAGCTGTCCCGGGCACCCCGTTTCTGCGAGCTTGTTTAACCCCAGTGCCAGCTATTCATAACGAAACCCCTCCTCCCGTCCGACGACAGGCGCGCGAAAATGACCCTTGCGATTGAGTACTTCGCGCTCTTGGTATTGCTGAGTCTCGCTTATTCGACCTCTTTAAGGCGAGTAGAGCGGCTACGACGCGCCGTTACTCTTGACCGCGTTCCCGATATGACCGGCATCTGGACTTTCGCGGGAGCAGTGGTGCTCCCGTTGCCGCTCGTAGCGGCGCTCGTAATAATCGCCGCACTTGGTGAGTGGCCGTCGCGGAAGGTGCATCAGGGTGGCCGGCCGGTCAAATACGCCGTCAGCATTGCGGGGTTGGCCAGCGCATATCTGGCTGCGGCCTTTGTGGTGAGCCACGTCCCAGGGCCAAGTGGCGTCGCGCTAGCAGTGCCCACTGTCTGCCTGCTGAACGTTGGATACGTCGCGGCGCTGTACTACATCTCGGGGGGCCGCAACGGGTTGCGGATGTTCCTGGACCCGCGCCTGCATTTGATCGAGGTCAGCACCCAGGGATTGGGTGCAGTAGTGGGTTTGGCCATGCTCTACTGGCACCCGCTGCTCGCGGTGGGCGCGTTGGTGCTGCTGTACGGCTTGCACCTCGCCTCGCTCCGTCACGCCGTCGACGTCACCGAATCGTTCGATTCCGTCACGGGCCTGTGGTCCGAAGAGGCGTGGATGGTGCAGGCTCAGCAGAGGCTGCATGACGTGTACGGTTCCGTCGCCCTGTTCATGATCGATCCGGATGAGGCGGGTCAGGAGGTGCGCATTCTGCAGACCATCGAGTCGGGTCTGCAACCCTCGGACCTGCTGGGCCGTTACGGCTCCCGGCAGATTCTGGTGCTGATCCCGGTCGGCCTGCCTGAGGGCGGGCCGTTCTTGGCCACCGGGTTCCGCAAGGACCTGGCCGCTGCCGGGGTGCGCGCGGCGCTGGGCTGCGCGACCACAGCCGACGCCGAGCTGGAGGGCCTGCTGATCGAGGCGATGTCTGACCTGATGGGCCGGCGCGACGCGGCCGGCATCACCCGGAACTGGTAGCAGGGGCAGGACTAGCTGTCCTACCTCCCGGCCGGCCACCTGCCGTGGCTAGCTGCCTTCTAATCCTTGAACGGCTGATGCCAGCGTGCTTTGGACTAAGGCCAGGACCGCCGCGAAGCCGGCGAGCCCCTCGGCCTGCGCCGCCTGGGTCCGGTCTCCCAGCTCGGAGACCAGGCCGGTGACTTGGCGCCGCTCGGCGGTGCTGAACGTGGAGATGTCGATCGGCGTCGGCGCAGGCACGGCCGCAGGCGCGGTGAACGCGCGAATGAGCTCTGCCACCGCTTGCGCCTGCTCGATCGTCAGCGTCCCGGTGGAGGCCGGCAGCATCGAGGCCAGCAGCGATCGGTCCTCTGAGACGTCGATCTGGAACTGGGTGGCGTAGCTCAGCACCACCTCCCGGGCGTCCACGCCCAGAGCGCTCGCGGTGCCTTCGATGACCTCACGAGACTTCGGCCAACCCCGCACCTCGCCCTTGCTGATCTTGCCGAACGTCTGATAAGGCACCGAGCCGCCGGAGCGCTGCTCAAGCTGGCGCAGGGTCAAGCCGGTGGCGAGCTTCTGACGGACGAGCTCGGCGATGGGCACATGTCCGGAGGCTGAGTCAACCACTGCGTTATCGGCCCCTCTCGGTGGGAAACGGCTGCGTGACTGCGGCCTCGCCAAGCGGCGCCTGGCGTCTACCGAAAGGTAGAGGTAGCCGAACCATCCCATGCCCCGGTTCTCAGAACTACACGCCGGTAATTGTGATCATGAGGTCTACCAACAGCGGCAAGGGTCGGCAGGACGCGGCACCCGGACCCTGGCGCCAGCGGAGCTGTGCGGTGTCATCTCGCAGAGGGGGACACGGGGGTCACATCTGAAAGCCATGCATAAAAAGGTGCCCGAGACAGTCTCAGCCGTCCCGGGCACCCACTTGTGGAGCGCGTTTAACCCCAGTGCCAGTTATTCATAGCCAAGCCCCTCTCCCTCCGACGACAGGCGCGCGAAAGCCGGCGCAGGCGCGGCTAACGCGGGACGGCCCGAGACTAACCAACCCTGCGCGGTCGCGCGCCAGGTCGCCGAAAAGGCCTACTGCTCCCGCATCGGGACCCGCACCCCGCGCTCGGCGGCGACCTCGTCGGCGCGCGGGTAGCCGGCGTCGACGTGCCTGATCACGCCCATGCCGGGGTCGTTGCTGAGCACCCGCGCCAGCTTCTGGGCCGCCAGCGGCGTTCCGTCGGCCACGCTGACCTGGCCGGCGTGGATGGAACGGCCCATGCCCACGCCGCCGCCGTGGTGGATCGAGACCCAGG
Encoded proteins:
- a CDS encoding PHB depolymerase family esterase — its product is MGIGSSPGARYPSEDDVNAVFSPQAQLGWQVGALSARPGQPTDAPLPPGLHLLSDGRGQESALFVPPGATSAALPLAVLLHGATSHPQRVLPVLREQAERGRFLVLAPKSRERSWDIVGGGFGPDIAMLDRLLSQVFEHFEVDPARIAVAGFSDGASYALSVGLINGELFNRILAFSPGFVAPGRRSGKPAVFISHGDADTVLPIQRCSRRIVGQLRAEGYQVDYREFAGGHMVPPDLAAAAVEPLVVLPGGAAARD